From Streptomyces sp. TLI_053, a single genomic window includes:
- a CDS encoding ABC transporter permease, protein MSAAETALPEATKATEATGPTGPTGTVTGATAAGRRTASRRPAPGVLAAGTWLALVALAALLLPLLPGFDPLHGDFAHPAAAPGPGHWLGTDAAGRDVLQRTVAGARASFAVAGLTIAVGLLGGGALGLAAGWFRGPVDKVIGFATDLLMSVPSLILVMITVALRGPSLTVIGTLIGLFTVPHFTRVVRAVVLSLSERGFVQAARMIGTAPLRILRREVVPHVAPVALTFAFTATTVAIVAEGSLSFLGFGLRPPEPSWGGIIAEGRTTLGSAPWISLAPAAVLCLTVLALNYLGEQLRSKGGRG, encoded by the coding sequence ATGAGCGCCGCTGAGACCGCCCTTCCCGAAGCAACGAAAGCAACGGAAGCGACCGGACCCACCGGACCGACCGGAACAGTGACCGGGGCGACGGCCGCGGGCCGCCGGACGGCGTCGCGCCGCCCGGCCCCCGGGGTCCTCGCCGCCGGGACCTGGCTGGCGCTGGTCGCGCTGGCCGCCCTGCTGCTCCCGCTGCTGCCCGGGTTCGACCCGCTGCACGGCGACTTCGCCCACCCCGCCGCCGCCCCCGGCCCCGGCCACTGGCTGGGCACCGACGCCGCCGGGCGGGACGTCCTGCAACGGACCGTGGCCGGCGCCCGCGCCTCCTTCGCCGTCGCCGGGCTGACCATCGCCGTCGGTCTGCTCGGCGGCGGGGCGCTCGGCCTGGCGGCGGGCTGGTTCCGGGGCCCGGTGGACAAGGTGATCGGCTTCGCCACCGACCTGCTGATGTCGGTGCCCTCGTTGATCCTGGTGATGATCACGGTCGCGCTGCGCGGCCCGAGCCTGACCGTGATCGGCACGCTGATCGGCCTGTTCACCGTGCCGCACTTCACCCGGGTGGTGCGCGCCGTCGTCCTGTCGCTCAGCGAACGCGGCTTCGTCCAGGCCGCCCGGATGATCGGCACCGCACCCCTGCGCATCCTGCGCCGCGAGGTGGTCCCGCACGTCGCACCCGTCGCGCTCACCTTCGCGTTCACCGCCACCACGGTCGCGATCGTCGCCGAGGGCTCGCTCAGCTTCCTCGGCTTCGGCCTGCGCCCGCCGGAGCCGTCCTGGGGCGGCATCATCGCCGAGGGCCGGACCACCCTCGGCAGCGCGCCGTGGATCTCGCTCGCCCCGGCGGCGGTGCTCTGCCTGACCGTCCTCGCCCTCAACTACCTGGGCGAGCAGCTCCGTTCGAAGGGAGGCCGGGGATGA
- a CDS encoding ABC transporter permease: protein MTSTPPAPALRTAGRAAGRAGRAASVLLLVTVSALALPHLMPGSPALAALGPTATPEQVAAYEARLGLDDNVLAAAWRWLGNALHGDLGHSLSTGAAVTAELSDRIPVTLELFVAAQLVALGLALPVALYSAWRPGGAVDRIATAGAFVWLAVPGFVLGLVLIWLAAVQLRILPATGWTPFTEDPLDNLRHLVLPALTLGLTEAAVFTRTLRGQLIDTLDQTYVAAARSRGMGTVRLLLRRALRPSSLPLVTLVGIGIGMSLGGSVLVESLFAVPGVGTLAATAIAGRDFPVVQAVVVVSAVGVVAATVAVDLLYRTVDPRIADERR from the coding sequence GTGACCTCCACCCCGCCGGCGCCCGCCCTCCGGACGGCGGGGCGCGCCGCCGGACGGGCCGGGCGGGCCGCCTCGGTGCTGCTGCTGGTCACCGTCTCGGCGCTCGCCCTGCCCCACCTGATGCCCGGCTCCCCAGCCCTGGCCGCCCTCGGACCCACCGCCACGCCCGAACAGGTCGCCGCGTACGAGGCCCGGCTCGGTCTGGACGACAACGTGCTCGCCGCCGCCTGGCGCTGGCTCGGCAACGCCCTGCACGGCGACCTCGGCCACTCGCTCTCCACCGGCGCCGCCGTCACCGCCGAACTCTCCGACCGGATCCCGGTCACCCTCGAACTCTTCGTCGCCGCCCAGCTGGTGGCGCTCGGCCTGGCCCTGCCGGTGGCCCTGTACTCGGCCTGGCGGCCGGGCGGCGCGGTCGACCGGATCGCCACCGCCGGCGCGTTCGTCTGGCTCGCCGTGCCCGGCTTCGTGCTCGGCCTGGTGCTGATCTGGCTCGCCGCCGTCCAGCTGCGGATCCTGCCCGCCACCGGCTGGACGCCGTTCACCGAGGACCCGCTCGACAACCTGCGCCACCTGGTGCTGCCCGCGCTCACCCTCGGCCTCACCGAGGCGGCCGTGTTCACCCGCACCCTGCGCGGCCAGCTGATCGACACCCTCGACCAGACCTACGTGGCCGCCGCCCGCAGCCGCGGCATGGGCACGGTGCGACTGCTGCTGCGGCGCGCGCTGCGGCCCTCCTCGCTGCCGCTGGTCACCCTGGTCGGGATCGGCATCGGAATGTCGCTCGGCGGCTCGGTGCTGGTCGAGTCGCTGTTCGCGGTGCCGGGCGTCGGCACCCTCGCGGCCACCGCGATCGCCGGCCGCGACTTCCCGGTGGTGCAGGCCGTGGTGGTGGTCAGCGCCGTCGGCGTGGTGGCGGCCACCGTTGCCGTGGACCTGCTGTACCGCACCGTCGACCCGAGGATCGCCGATGAGCGCCGCTGA